One window of Polynucleobacter sp. HIN5 genomic DNA carries:
- a CDS encoding NUDIX hydrolase, translated as MNSAHLFTKYFTTNPIELLRQIYQFTLINSKLIWSNKFQIHGHITASGLVIKNDKVLLIRHPYIGKYFQPGGHIDDDETYLEAAIREVHEETGWICVPSKECGHVLDIDVHLIPENAKKFEGAHWHIDLCYQLNPIEQTAASESLSAEWIEIGRVESPRVRRAFKKAMRLDQAANTSSNSVSS; from the coding sequence ATGAATTCAGCCCATTTGTTTACAAAGTACTTTACTACCAACCCTATTGAGTTACTTCGTCAAATTTATCAATTTACTTTGATCAACTCAAAGTTGATATGGAGTAATAAGTTTCAAATTCACGGTCACATTACCGCCAGCGGACTTGTTATCAAGAACGATAAGGTTCTTCTAATCCGACATCCTTATATTGGTAAGTATTTTCAGCCTGGAGGACATATTGATGATGATGAGACTTATTTGGAAGCCGCAATTCGTGAAGTGCATGAGGAAACAGGTTGGATATGCGTTCCATCAAAAGAATGCGGTCATGTTTTGGATATCGACGTGCATTTGATACCTGAGAATGCAAAAAAGTTTGAGGGTGCCCATTGGCACATTGATCTGTGCTACCAGTTGAATCCTATAGAGCAAACTGCTGCAAGCGAGAGCCTATCTGCCGAATGGATTGAGATTGGTCGTGTTGAATCCCCAAGAGTTCGTAGGGCATTTAAAAAAGCAATGCGTCTTGATCAGGCTGCTAACACTTCCAGTAACTCAGTCTCGAGCTGA